Below is a window of Herpetosiphonaceae bacterium DNA.
CGATTGGCCGCAACCCCGAAGTCGAAGGCACGCTCCGCACCAACCTGTTCATCGGCTTCGCGCTGACTGAGTCACTGTTCATCTTCGCGCTCGTGATCGGGTTCTTGATCGGCTTCGGCGTTATCTAGTGCCGAAAGGCAGGGGGATGCCCCTGGGGCCTGGGGAGTCCCCAAAGATTCCCCTCTCTGATGTCGATCGATAGAGGAGCACGACATGGACAAACTGGGAATTAATCCTAACCTGTTTATTGCACAGTTAATCAACTTTGGCATCATCGCCTTCTTTTTGGCCCGCTTCCTGTACCGGCCAGTGCTGAACGCGCTGACAAACCGCCAGGCGGTTATTCGGGAAAGCCTGGAGAATGCCGAGCAGGTCAAGCAGCAGGTTGCGCGCGCCCAGCAGGACTACGATGCCCGCTTGAACGAAGCGCGTCAGGAGGCGGCCCGCATTCTGGCGCAGGCCAACGATCGCGCCAAGACGATGGAGCAAGAGATCATCGTCCAGGCCCGTCAGGAGGCCGAGCGGATTCAAATCGAGGCCAGGCAGCAGGTGCAGCAAGAGCGCGAGCAGCTCTTGCGCGGCCTGCAATCGCAGCTTGGCAACCTTGTGGTGCAGACGGCCAGCACCGTGGTTGGGCAGGAATTGGATAGCCGTGGGCACGACCGGCTCATTCAGAATGCCATTGCCGATCTTGGGAGGCTCTAATGCCTGCCGTTGATCCCGCTGCCACGGCGCGGGCGCTGTACGATGCGCTCGCACAAACGCTGCGCGATAGTGGAGCCGAAGATCAGCTCGATGAGGTCGTCAACCAGTTCCTTGAGCTGGCGCGTGGGTCCGGCCCGCGCGAAGCGCTGATTACCAGCGCGGTGCCGCTCACGCCGGAGCAGCAGACAGGGCTCGTGCAGCAGTTGCAGGCCAAATATAGCAAGGCGCTGGTCATCAAATTTGAGGTTGATCCGGCGATCCTGGGCGGCCTGATCGTCCGCGTGGGCGACCGGGTCCTTGATGAGAGCGTCCGCAGCCGACTGATCGCTGTTCAGCAAGGTATGCTCACGAGCTAACGATACTAATACCGAACAGAGAACAAAGAGCGAAGGGGGCAGATACCGGCTCAGCAGAGCACTCGTCGGCAAGGTGCTTGATACGGTGACGCTGTTCCTGGTTCTTTGTTCTTTGTTTTGCTAGAGGATACTATGGCTGTATCAACTGAAGATATTTTGCAACGGTTACAGGCGAGCTTACGCGCGACGACGACGTTCCAGCCCCAGGCGGTGAACGTCGGGACGGTGACGGCGGTCGGCGACGGCGTGGCGCGCATCGAGGGCTTGCAGCAGGCGATGGCCTCGGAGCTGCTTGAGTTTCCGGCCAAAGACGGCCAGCCGCCGGTCTATGGCATCGCGCTCAACCTTGAGCAGAACAACGTCTCGGCGATTATTCTCGGCGATTACCTTAACATCGAAGAGGGTGACATCGTCAAGAGCACGGGCCGCATCATCGAGGTGCCCGTCGGCGACGCGCTGATCGGTCGCGTGGTCAACGCGCTGGGCCAGCCGATCGACGGCAAAGGCCCGATCACGACGAACAAGACCCGTCCGATCGAGCGCATCGCGCCGGGCGTGATCACCCGCAAGTCGGTCGATACGCCCGTTCAGACCGGCATCATCGCCATCGACGGCATGATCCCGATCGGACGCGGCCAGCGCGAGCTGATCATCGGCGACCGCCAGACCGGCAAGTCGGCGATTGCGATCGACACGATCATCAACCAGAAGGGCAAGGACCTGCTGTGCATCTATGTCGCGATCGGCCAGAAGAAGGCGCAGATCGCACAGCTCGTCGGCATTCTGGAGCAGGCAGGCGCGATGGACTACACGATCGTCGTCTCGGCGTCGGCCTCTGAGTCGGCGGCGCTCCAGTATATTGCGCCGTACGCTGGCTGCGCGATGGGCGAAGAGTTCATGGAAACCGGACGCGACGCGCTGATCATCTACGACGATCTCTCGAAGCACGCCCAGGCGTACCGCCAGGTGTCGCTGCTGCTGCGCCGCCCTCCGGGCCGCGAGGCGTATCCTGGCGACGTTTTCTACCTGCACTCGCGCCTGCTGGAGCGCGCGGCGCGGCTCAACGAGGACTACGGCGGCGGCTCGCTGACGGCACTGCCGATCATCGAGACGCTGGCGGGCGACATCTCGGCCTACATCCCGACCAACGTAATCTCGATCACCGACGGCCAGATCTTCCTTGAGTCCGACCTGTTCAACGCCGGTCAGCGGCCCGCGATCTCGGTCGGTCTGTCGGTGTCGCGCGTGGGCGGCTCGGCACAGATCAAAGCGATGAAGAAGGTCGCCGGTCAGCTTCGTCTCGACCTGGCGCAGTTCCGCGAGCTGGCGGCGTTCGCGCAGTTCGGCTCGGACCTGGACCCCGCCACCAAGGCGCAGCTCGATCGCGGCCAGCGCATCACCGAGGTGCTCAAGCAGCCGCAGTACCAGCCGGTGCCGGTCGAGGAGCAGGTGATGATCATCTGGGTCGCCACCACCGGCATGCTCGACAAGGTGCCGCTCAGCCGCGTTGCCGAGTTCAAGCGCGAATTCTTCCAGTACATGCGCTCGACGCATCCTGAGGTTGGACGCACGATCGTCGAAACCAGGTCGCTCGATGATCAGACGTTGGCCGCGCTGCGCAGCGCTACCGAAGAATTTTTGGCGACGAGCAATTACCAGGAGCAGTAAGCGGCAGATGTGGAGCCGATCGGCTCCACACGCCAACCCTGCTACGTCTTGACGAGGTACACATGGCATCTTTACGCGAGATTCGCCGCCGCGTGAGGTCGGTCAAGAATGTCGCCAAGATCACCAAAGCGATGGAGATGGTTTCGGCGTCGAAGATGCGACGCGCGCAGCGCAACACGCAGGCAACGCGGCCCTACTCCGACCGGATGCGCGATGTCATGGGCGAGCTAACGGTCCGCGCCGGTCAAACGCTGGCGCATCCGCTCCTGACGCAGCGCACCGACGTACGGCGGATCGGCCTGGTGATCATCACGCCCGACAAGGGCTTGTGCGGCGCGCTCGTCTCCAACGTGCTCCGCACGGCCAGTCGCTTCATCCTCGATCAGCGCAAGCTCGGTCGTGAGGTCGAGGTGCTGACGGTCGGCAAGAAAGGCCGCGATTTCGCCGTGCGCACCGGCCTGAAGCTGGTCGCCGAGATCACCGGCCTGGGCGACGCGCCCAGCCTGATCGACATTCTGCCCGTGGCGACCAATGTGATCAACAGCTTCAGCGACGGCCACTTCGACGAAGTGTATGTGGTCTTCACGGCGTTCATCAACACGCTGACCCAGCGACCGGAGCGCCGCCGCGTGCTGCCGATCGAGCCGCCGCAGGAGGCTGCCGAAACGCGCACCGACTACACGTACGAGCCGAGCCAGGAAGAGGTGCTGAACGCGCTTCTGCCGCGCTTCGTAGAGGTTCAGCTCTATCAGACGATTCTTGAGTCGATCGCCAGCGAGCACTCGGCGCGCATGACCGCTATGCGCAACGCGACCGACAACGCCAAGGAGCTGGTGCGCGATCTGACGCTCTCGGCCAACAAGGCGCGTCAGGCCGCGATTACCAAAGAGCTTGCGGAGATCTCAGCCGGTAGTTTGCGGTAAACGGAGAACAAAGAGCAAAGAGCAAAGAACAGCGAGGCGAACCAAGAACTTTGTGCTCTGTTCTCTGTTCTTTGTTCTTACGGAGATAGATTCATGGCAACAGCAAATATGAGTCAGCCGGGCACCCGCCGCCGTGGCGCGACCGGTCAGATCACACAGATCATCGGCGTGGTTGTCGATGCGGTCTTTCCGCCCGATCAACTGCCCGAAATTTATAACGCGATCGAAATTCCGATAACGCCCGACGCGCAGGAGCGCCAGAGTCGTGGCGAAGCGCCCCGCCCAGGCGAGGTGCTGGTCTGTGAGGTGCAGCAGCACCTGGGCCACGATACCGTTCGCGCGGTGGCGATGAGCACTACCGACGGTCTGCGCCGTGGGCTGCCCGCCGTGGATACGGGCGCGCCGATCTCGGTGCCGGTCGGGCCGACGACGCTTGGCCGCGTCTTCAACGTGATCGGCGAGCCGATCGATAACAATGGCGCGGTGACAGCCGACACCTTCTCGTCGATCCACCGGCCCGCTCCGTCGTTCGAGGAGCAGAGCACGCAGATCGAGATGCTTGAGACGGGCATCAAGGTGCTCGACCTGATGGCGCCCTTCACCAAGGGCGGCAAGGCGGCGATCTTCGGCGGCGCTGGCGTGGGCAAGACTGTGACCATTCAGGAGCTGATCGCGAACATCGCCAAGAAGGCCGGTCTGTCGGTCTTCGCCGGCGTGGGCGAGCGCTCCCGCGAAGGCAACGACCTCTACCACGAGATGTCGGACTCGCGCATCGACGAGAATACGCGCGTGATCGACAAGACCGTGATGGTCTTCGGCCAGATGAACGAGCCGCCAGGCGCGCGGCTGCGCGTGGGCCTGACCGGCCTGACGATGGCTGAGTATTTCCGCGACGAAGGCCGCGACGTGCTGCTGTTCATCGACAACATCTTCCGCTTCACGCAGGCGGGATCGGAAGTGTCGGCGCTGCTTGGCCGTCTGCCCAGCGCGGTGGGCTACCAGCCGACGCTCGGCACCGAGATGGGCGAGCTGCAAGAGCGCATTACGTCGACCAAGCGCGGCTCGATCACGTCGGTGCAGGCGGTGTACGTGCCCGCCGACGACTACACCGATCCGGCTCCGGCGACGACCTTCGCGCACATCGACTCGACGATCGCGCTGGAGCGTGCGATTGCCGAGCAAGGCATCTTCCCGGCGGTCGACCCGCTGGCCTCGACCTCGCGCATTCTCGATCCGAACGTCGTGGGCGAGGAGCACTATCGCGTGGCGCGGCAGTGCCAGCAGGTGTTGCAGAAGTACCGCGACCTTCAGGACATCATCGCGATCCTGGGCCTGGAAGAGCTGTCGGACGAGGACAAGCTGACCGTGGCGCGGGCGCGCAAGATCCAGCGCTTCTTCTCGCAGCCGTTCACCGTCGCGCAGCAGTTCACGGGCCGCGCCGGGCAGTACGTGTCGATCGCCGATACCGTGCGCGGCTTCGGCATGATCCTGGCGGGCGAGCTGGATCATATTCCTGAGCAGATGTTCCTGTACGCAGGTCCCATCGAGCAGGTGATCGAGCGGTACAACCAGTCGCGCACCAGCTAGTTGACAACGTGCCGCCTCCAATGTCGCGGCTTGGGCATTGGAGGGCGGCTAAGAGAGGACGCTATGCCTTTTCGCCTCGAAATTGTCACCGCCGAGCGCGTCGTTATGTCCGAAGATGTCGATCAGGTCAATGTGCCGGGCGCGGCTGGACGTATGGGCATCCTGGCGCGTCACGAGCCGCTGCTGACCTCGCTGATTCCCGGCGAGCTGTCGATCATCAAGAACGGCGAGCGCATCCCGTTTGCGGTATCCGGCGGCTTTATGGAGGTGCTGCCCGATCGGGTGACAATCCTGGCCGATACCGCCGAGCGCGCGGATGAGATCGACGAAGCGCGCGCCGAAGCGGCTCGTCGTCGCGCCGAGGAGCTGCTGCACGAGCGACGATCCGAGCAGGAGATGCTGATCGCGGAGGCCCAACTGCGACGGGCGATGGTTCGGCTGGCCGTGGCGCGGCTCAAGCGTGGCGGACGCCACACCGGTCCCGGCGGCGTGCTCGGCGAAGATTAGCGCCGCGATCATTCGGTTGCAGCGGCGGTACGATGAAGTATGCTACAATATCTGCGCTTGACGTAACCCACGTCAGGCGCGTTTCTTTGTTTTCAAACGGCAACGCCGGGAAGTGGCAGGCCAAACAACCGGCGTCGAACAGGCTGCTTGTAATAGATTGATTGAGGAGTTACGGTGGCGCGCAAAATTGGTATCGATCTCGGCACAGCAAATGTTTTAGTCTATGTCAAAGGCAAAGGCATTGTCCTCAGCGAGCCGTCGGTGGTCGCGCTTTCGACCAAAACCGGACGACCTCGCGCAGTTGGCGTCGACGCGCTGGAGATGCTAGGCCGCGAGCC
It encodes the following:
- the atpE gene encoding ATP synthase F0 subunit C; protein product: MTDEGLRLLATGLAVGLGAIGPGVGIGIIFAGALQAIGRNPEVEGTLRTNLFIGFALTESLFIFALVIGFLIGFGVI
- a CDS encoding F0F1 ATP synthase subunit B, yielding MDKLGINPNLFIAQLINFGIIAFFLARFLYRPVLNALTNRQAVIRESLENAEQVKQQVARAQQDYDARLNEARQEAARILAQANDRAKTMEQEIIVQARQEAERIQIEARQQVQQEREQLLRGLQSQLGNLVVQTASTVVGQELDSRGHDRLIQNAIADLGRL
- the atpH gene encoding ATP synthase F1 subunit delta → MPAVDPAATARALYDALAQTLRDSGAEDQLDEVVNQFLELARGSGPREALITSAVPLTPEQQTGLVQQLQAKYSKALVIKFEVDPAILGGLIVRVGDRVLDESVRSRLIAVQQGMLTS
- the atpA gene encoding F0F1 ATP synthase subunit alpha, whose protein sequence is MAVSTEDILQRLQASLRATTTFQPQAVNVGTVTAVGDGVARIEGLQQAMASELLEFPAKDGQPPVYGIALNLEQNNVSAIILGDYLNIEEGDIVKSTGRIIEVPVGDALIGRVVNALGQPIDGKGPITTNKTRPIERIAPGVITRKSVDTPVQTGIIAIDGMIPIGRGQRELIIGDRQTGKSAIAIDTIINQKGKDLLCIYVAIGQKKAQIAQLVGILEQAGAMDYTIVVSASASESAALQYIAPYAGCAMGEEFMETGRDALIIYDDLSKHAQAYRQVSLLLRRPPGREAYPGDVFYLHSRLLERAARLNEDYGGGSLTALPIIETLAGDISAYIPTNVISITDGQIFLESDLFNAGQRPAISVGLSVSRVGGSAQIKAMKKVAGQLRLDLAQFRELAAFAQFGSDLDPATKAQLDRGQRITEVLKQPQYQPVPVEEQVMIIWVATTGMLDKVPLSRVAEFKREFFQYMRSTHPEVGRTIVETRSLDDQTLAALRSATEEFLATSNYQEQ
- a CDS encoding F0F1 ATP synthase subunit gamma; protein product: MASLREIRRRVRSVKNVAKITKAMEMVSASKMRRAQRNTQATRPYSDRMRDVMGELTVRAGQTLAHPLLTQRTDVRRIGLVIITPDKGLCGALVSNVLRTASRFILDQRKLGREVEVLTVGKKGRDFAVRTGLKLVAEITGLGDAPSLIDILPVATNVINSFSDGHFDEVYVVFTAFINTLTQRPERRRVLPIEPPQEAAETRTDYTYEPSQEEVLNALLPRFVEVQLYQTILESIASEHSARMTAMRNATDNAKELVRDLTLSANKARQAAITKELAEISAGSLR
- the atpD gene encoding F0F1 ATP synthase subunit beta, which encodes MATANMSQPGTRRRGATGQITQIIGVVVDAVFPPDQLPEIYNAIEIPITPDAQERQSRGEAPRPGEVLVCEVQQHLGHDTVRAVAMSTTDGLRRGLPAVDTGAPISVPVGPTTLGRVFNVIGEPIDNNGAVTADTFSSIHRPAPSFEEQSTQIEMLETGIKVLDLMAPFTKGGKAAIFGGAGVGKTVTIQELIANIAKKAGLSVFAGVGERSREGNDLYHEMSDSRIDENTRVIDKTVMVFGQMNEPPGARLRVGLTGLTMAEYFRDEGRDVLLFIDNIFRFTQAGSEVSALLGRLPSAVGYQPTLGTEMGELQERITSTKRGSITSVQAVYVPADDYTDPAPATTFAHIDSTIALERAIAEQGIFPAVDPLASTSRILDPNVVGEEHYRVARQCQQVLQKYRDLQDIIAILGLEELSDEDKLTVARARKIQRFFSQPFTVAQQFTGRAGQYVSIADTVRGFGMILAGELDHIPEQMFLYAGPIEQVIERYNQSRTS
- a CDS encoding F0F1 ATP synthase subunit epsilon, translating into MPFRLEIVTAERVVMSEDVDQVNVPGAAGRMGILARHEPLLTSLIPGELSIIKNGERIPFAVSGGFMEVLPDRVTILADTAERADEIDEARAEAARRRAEELLHERRSEQEMLIAEAQLRRAMVRLAVARLKRGGRHTGPGGVLGED